The Micromonospora sp. NBC_00421 DNA window TTCATGGCCAAGGGCGGTGGTTCGGCCAACAAGTCGTACCTCTACCAGGAGACGAAGGCGCTGCTCAACCCGACCCGGATGATGCAGTTCCTGGAGGAGAAGCTGCGGCTGATCGGCACCTCGGCCTGCCCGCCTTACCATCTGGCGGTCGTCATCGGCGGCACCTCCGCCGAGTACGCCCTGAAGACCGCCAAGTACGCCTCGGCGAAGTACCTCGACGCGCTGCCCACCGCCGGTTCGATGAGCGCACACGGCTTCCGCGACCTGGAGCTGGAGGCCGAGGTGCTGGAGTTGACCCGTAACTTCGGCATCGGCGCGCAGTTCGGCGGGCGGTACTTCTGCCACGACGTGCGGGTGGTCCGGCTGCCCCGGCACGGGGCGTCCTGCCCGGTGGCGATCGCGGTCTCCTGCTCGGCCGACCGGCAGGCGGTTGCCAAGATCACCCCGTCGGGGGTGTGGCTGGAGCGCCTGGAGACCGACCCGGCGCGCTACCTGCCGGACGTCACCGACGAAACCCTCGACGCCTCCGACGTGGTGCGCGTCGACCTCAACCGCCCGATGGACGAGATCCGCGCCGAGCTGTCGAAGTACCCGGTGAAGACCCGGCTGTCGCTGACCGGCCCGCTGGTCGTGGCCCGGGACATCGCCCACGCCAAGATCGCCGAGCGCCTCGACGCGGGGGAGCCGATGCCGCAGTACCTGCGCGACCACGCCGTCTACTACGCCGGCCCGGCCAAGACCCCCGAGGGGTACGCCTCCGGCTCGTTCGGCCCGACCACCGCCGGCCGGATGGACGCGTACGTGGCGAAGTTCCAGGCGGCCGGCGGTTCCCAGGTGATGCTGGCCAAGGGCAACCGGTCCGGCCAGGTGACCCGCTCCTGCCAGCAGCACGGCGGCTTCTACCTCGGCTCGATCGGCGGCCCGGCGGCCCGGCTCGCCCAGGACTGCATCCGGCACGTCGAGGTGCTGGAGTATCCGGAGCTGGGCATGGAGGCGGTCTGGAAGATCGAGGTGGAGGACTTCCCGGCCTTCATCGTCGTCGACGACAAGGGCAACGACTTCTTCGCCGAGGTCACCAAGCCGGTGCTGACCGTGGGCCGCCGCTGAGGGCAGGTCGCCGCAGAACCGCTGGCCAGAGCCGTCGCTCGCGACGTCCGGGGTCCATCATGCTTCCGCTGAGGTGACAGGAGTGCCTGCAACGCTCTGTAACCGGAATGGCCAAGCGTGCTTGGCCTAGCCTGGTAGGCTTGCCCGGGTGAGCCAGTACTCCGAGGGTGATCTGCGGGCGGTCGTCGCCAGGTACGAGGCGACCAGGGCAGCCGCGTTGACCGAGCGGGACGAGCAATTGCGGGCGTTCCGTGCGGCCGGTTGGCGGCCGGTGGACCTGCAACGGATCACCGGGTACAGCCGGGAGACCATCCGCCAGGCGCTACGACCGGAAACCCGGCGGGCGGCCAATCTGAGCCGACGCAAGATCCTGCCGCAGCCGCCGGCGGACTACCGCTCCTATGCTGACCGTAAGCCTTACGTGGTGGCCGACAGCCTCACCGCGCTGGCTGGCCCGACCGCAGGCGTGATCATCCTTCCGCGTCATCTGGACTGGTCCGGTCACGCCGAGTACGACCTGAGTCGGCCCGCCCGCCTGGCCAGCATGTACAAGGTGGTACTCACCGAAGCCGGCACGGTCGACGACCTGAACACCTGGCTCCACGCCGACCTGCTGCGGATGCTCTGGCCCACCCTCTGGCTGCCGCCCCAGCTCCGACGCCGATGGGAGGAAGCCTTCCCTGAACTCGTCACGACCGGCACGAACGCCGCGTGACGATGGACGCCTTCCACGAAAGGCTCGCCCGTACCGGGCTTGCCGCCGCCCGCCGATATGGTTTTGCTCTTGCCGGCGGCTATGCCGTGCAGGCCGCTGGGCTGCTCGAACGCCCCAGCGAAGATGTCGACCTGTTCACCGCCTGGGATCGCCGCGACGAATTCGGCACTGCGGTCACGGCCGTCGTGGACGCCTACCGCGACGATGGTCTGACCGTCTACATCGAGCGCCAGTACGACACGTTCGCCCGGCTGACCGTTGCCGACGGTGACCGTACCTCCAAGGTGGAACTCGGTGTGGACTGGCGTGCCAAC harbors:
- a CDS encoding fumarate hydratase, producing MSSAAAFSYAPLLPTGPDQTEYRLVTDEGVDVVHGPGGRRFLTVEPAALTALTAEAMHDIAHYLRPAHLAQLRSIIDDPAASPNDRFVALDLLRNANIAAGGVLPMCQDTGTAIVMGKRGRHVLTDGGDAEAISRGVYQAYTKLNLRYSQLAPLTMWDERNTGSNLPAQVDLYAEDPDGHPDAYKFLFMAKGGGSANKSYLYQETKALLNPTRMMQFLEEKLRLIGTSACPPYHLAVVIGGTSAEYALKTAKYASAKYLDALPTAGSMSAHGFRDLELEAEVLELTRNFGIGAQFGGRYFCHDVRVVRLPRHGASCPVAIAVSCSADRQAVAKITPSGVWLERLETDPARYLPDVTDETLDASDVVRVDLNRPMDEIRAELSKYPVKTRLSLTGPLVVARDIAHAKIAERLDAGEPMPQYLRDHAVYYAGPAKTPEGYASGSFGPTTAGRMDAYVAKFQAAGGSQVMLAKGNRSGQVTRSCQQHGGFYLGSIGGPAARLAQDCIRHVEVLEYPELGMEAVWKIEVEDFPAFIVVDDKGNDFFAEVTKPVLTVGRR